A genomic window from Synechococcus sp. WH 8016 includes:
- a CDS encoding NAD(P)-dependent alcohol dehydrogenase, whose amino-acid sequence MDISVWEAGSATASLQKVKRVLLEPGQDELVLEVLHCGLCHSDLSMIDNSWGISQYPLVPGHEVVGRVVSVGPGVDSAVIGQIRGLGWISGSCFRCNQCLEGTSNLCGSLEATIVGRQGGFASHVKAHQDWTVVLPEGLDPAVAGPLFCAGITVFAPLVDEQVSPMAHVAVVGIGGLGHLALQFARAWGCEVTALTTDGTKADEARGFGAHNVMLLEELPALLGRFDLVINTVNQALDWSAVMGSLAPRGRLHQLGAVLQPIQVGAFDLISFRRSITGSPTSSPGSLRKMMEFCVRHDIKPQVEHLPLDQVNEAIERLHRGDVRYRFVLDQVA is encoded by the coding sequence GTGGACATTTCGGTCTGGGAAGCGGGGAGTGCAACGGCATCTCTCCAAAAGGTCAAGCGAGTTCTGCTTGAGCCCGGTCAGGACGAACTAGTTTTAGAAGTCCTTCACTGCGGTCTTTGCCACAGCGACCTGTCGATGATCGACAACAGCTGGGGCATCAGCCAGTACCCGCTCGTTCCTGGGCATGAAGTTGTGGGCAGGGTCGTCTCTGTAGGACCGGGCGTGGACTCAGCCGTGATCGGGCAGATCCGTGGTTTGGGCTGGATCAGTGGCAGTTGTTTTCGCTGTAATCAATGTTTGGAGGGAACCAGCAATCTTTGTGGGTCGCTGGAGGCGACGATTGTTGGTCGCCAGGGCGGCTTTGCCAGCCACGTGAAAGCCCACCAGGATTGGACCGTGGTTCTTCCCGAAGGGTTGGATCCTGCGGTGGCAGGTCCGTTGTTTTGCGCTGGAATCACAGTTTTCGCACCGCTTGTGGATGAGCAGGTCTCGCCGATGGCCCATGTGGCGGTTGTTGGGATCGGTGGTCTCGGCCATCTGGCGCTGCAGTTCGCTAGAGCCTGGGGCTGTGAGGTCACCGCGCTCACCACTGACGGCACGAAGGCGGATGAGGCCAGGGGGTTTGGGGCTCACAATGTGATGCTTTTGGAAGAGCTCCCCGCATTGCTTGGACGCTTCGATCTCGTCATTAACACCGTGAATCAAGCGCTCGACTGGTCTGCCGTGATGGGATCTCTCGCCCCACGGGGCCGCTTGCATCAGCTTGGAGCCGTCTTGCAGCCAATCCAAGTGGGTGCTTTCGATTTGATCTCCTTCCGTCGGTCGATCACGGGTAGTCCCACGTCCTCACCAGGGAGTCTTCGGAAAATGATGGAGTTCTGCGTGAGGCACGACATCAAACCCCAGGTGGAGCATTTGCCCTTGGATCAAGTCAATGAAGCAATTGAGCGCTTGCATCGTGGTGATGTGCGCTACCGCTTCGTTCTTGATCAGGTGGCCTAA